In Candidatus Manganitrophaceae bacterium, one DNA window encodes the following:
- the rplD gene encoding 50S ribosomal protein L4, with product MPDVEVKNMQNEKTGTLTLDEPIFGAEVSRGLLHEIVQMQLASMRQGTAATKTKGFVSGGGKKPWKQKGTGRARAGSNRSPIWRGGGTTFGPLPRGYGYDIPKKKARKALFSALSSKVQEGRVVVLEDLEISEPKTKSMVNLLSRLGLEGKILLVVSQITENLGRVTRNLAAVKVQEVRQLNVYDLLLADTLLTTRRDIARLVEVWGNHESA from the coding sequence ATGCCTGACGTAGAAGTTAAAAATATGCAGAACGAGAAGACCGGAACCCTCACGCTCGACGAGCCGATCTTCGGCGCAGAAGTTTCGAGAGGGCTTCTTCACGAAATCGTCCAGATGCAGCTGGCATCGATGCGTCAGGGAACGGCTGCGACAAAGACAAAAGGGTTTGTCAGCGGCGGCGGAAAAAAGCCGTGGAAGCAGAAGGGAACGGGACGGGCGCGTGCCGGATCGAACCGATCTCCCATTTGGAGGGGGGGAGGGACGACCTTCGGACCGCTCCCGCGCGGCTATGGTTATGACATCCCGAAGAAGAAAGCAAGGAAGGCGCTCTTCTCGGCCCTTTCCTCCAAAGTTCAAGAGGGACGGGTGGTCGTTCTGGAGGATCTGGAGATTTCCGAGCCCAAGACAAAGTCGATGGTGAATCTGCTCAGTCGGCTCGGTCTGGAGGGAAAGATTCTCCTGGTCGTCTCTCAGATAACGGAAAACCTCGGCCGGGTCACCCGCAATCTCGCGGCGGTGAAGGTGCAGGAGGTTCGGCAGTTAAACGTCTATGATCTCCTTCTGGCGGATACGCTCCTGACCACGCGGCGGGACATCGCCAGGCTTGTAGAAGTGTGGGGTAACCATGAATCGGCATGA
- the rplC gene encoding 50S ribosomal protein L3, with protein sequence MVNGLIGYKLGMTQVYTDEGKLVPVTVLEVGPCKVVQIKTAEKEGYQSAQLSFDEVKEHRINRPGRGHFKKADVTTARVLKEFKGDLNGITLGQVIKADIFQKGEIVNVTGVSKGKGFQGVMKRFHYAGGPATHGSMFHRHPGSIGASSFPSRVWKNKGMPGHMGNEQVTTEGLQIIEIRLDENLIFIKGAVPGSPKGLVLIRKSKKQKIKKQPAEAAKK encoded by the coding sequence ATGGTAAACGGGTTAATCGGATATAAGCTTGGAATGACGCAGGTCTATACGGATGAGGGGAAGTTGGTCCCCGTCACCGTCCTGGAGGTCGGCCCCTGCAAGGTCGTTCAGATCAAGACGGCCGAGAAAGAGGGATATCAATCGGCGCAGCTCTCCTTCGATGAGGTCAAGGAACACCGGATCAACCGCCCGGGACGAGGCCATTTTAAAAAGGCGGACGTCACCACCGCGCGGGTGCTGAAGGAATTCAAGGGAGACCTCAATGGGATCACCCTCGGCCAAGTGATCAAGGCGGATATCTTCCAGAAGGGAGAGATCGTCAATGTCACCGGCGTCTCGAAGGGAAAAGGTTTTCAGGGGGTTATGAAACGCTTCCATTATGCCGGCGGTCCCGCCACACACGGTTCGATGTTCCACCGGCACCCCGGATCGATCGGAGCGAGCTCTTTCCCCTCCCGCGTCTGGAAGAACAAGGGAATGCCGGGACACATGGGGAATGAGCAGGTGACGACCGAAGGGTTGCAGATCATCGAGATCCGGCTGGACGAGAACCTGATCTTCATTAAAGGAGCGGTTCCCGGGAGTCCAAAGGGATTGGTGCTGATCCGCAAGTCGAAGAAGCAGAAGATCAAGAAACAGCCGGCCGAAGCGGCGAAGAAGTAG
- the tuf gene encoding elongation factor Tu, which produces MAKAKFERTKPHVNIGTIGHVDHGKTTLTSAITKVLAEKKFAEYLAYDQIDKAPEEKERGITIAIAHVEYQTDKRHYAHVDCPGHADYVKNMITGAAQMDGAILVVSAADGPMPQTREHILLARQVGVPYIVVFLNKADMVDDKELLELVELEVRELLSKYEFPGDDIPVVIGSALKALEGDKGEMGEQAIMKLMDAIDSYIPTPQREIDKPFIMPIEDVFSISGRGTVVTGRCEKGIVKVGDEIEIVGIKPTQKTVVTGVEMFRKILDQGQAGDNIGVLLRGTKKEDVERGMVLAKPASITPHTVFNAEAYILTKEEGGRHTPFFNGYRPQFYLRTTNVTGVVKLPEMIMPGDNVTMEVELIMPIAMQEGLRFAIREGGKTVGAGVITKIIK; this is translated from the coding sequence ATGGCGAAGGCGAAATTTGAGCGGACGAAGCCGCATGTGAACATTGGGACGATTGGGCATGTGGACCATGGGAAGACGACGTTGACCTCTGCGATCACGAAAGTGTTAGCGGAGAAGAAGTTTGCCGAGTACTTAGCATATGATCAGATTGACAAAGCCCCCGAGGAGAAAGAGCGCGGCATCACCATTGCTATTGCGCATGTAGAGTACCAGACGGATAAGCGCCACTACGCCCATGTCGACTGCCCGGGGCATGCCGACTACGTCAAGAACATGATCACCGGGGCGGCCCAGATGGACGGCGCCATCTTAGTCGTCTCAGCGGCCGACGGTCCCATGCCCCAGACGCGCGAGCATATTCTGCTTGCACGCCAGGTCGGAGTGCCGTATATTGTCGTCTTCTTGAACAAAGCCGACATGGTCGACGACAAAGAGCTATTGGAACTCGTAGAGCTGGAAGTCCGAGAGCTGCTGAGCAAATATGAATTCCCCGGCGATGACATCCCCGTCGTCATCGGCTCTGCACTGAAAGCCCTAGAGGGGGACAAAGGGGAGATGGGAGAGCAGGCGATCATGAAATTGATGGACGCCATCGACAGCTATATTCCCACCCCTCAGCGCGAGATCGACAAGCCCTTCATCATGCCGATCGAAGACGTCTTCTCCATCTCCGGGCGAGGCACCGTCGTCACCGGCCGCTGCGAGAAAGGGATCGTCAAAGTCGGAGACGAGATCGAAATCGTCGGCATCAAGCCGACCCAGAAGACCGTTGTTACCGGAGTAGAGATGTTCCGCAAAATCTTAGACCAGGGACAAGCCGGAGATAACATCGGAGTGCTCTTAAGAGGGACGAAGAAAGAAGACGTCGAGCGCGGCATGGTGCTCGCCAAGCCTGCGAGTATCACCCCGCACACCGTCTTCAACGCCGAAGCCTACATCCTCACCAAAGAAGAAGGAGGCCGACACACCCCCTTCTTCAACGGATATCGGCCTCAGTTCTACCTTCGCACCACCAACGTCACCGGCGTTGTGAAGCTGCCGGAGATGATCATGCCCGGAGACAACGTCACCATGGAAGTCGAGCTGATCATGCCGATCGCCATGCAAGAAGGCCTCCGATTCGCCATCCGCGAAGGGGGCAAAACCGTCGGCGCCGGCGTTATTACTAAAATCATTAAGTAG
- the rpsJ gene encoding 30S ribosomal protein S10: MVNQKIRIRLKAYDYRVLDQSVGEIVDTVKRTGAKVAGPIPLPTKINKYTVLRSPHVDKKSREQFEIRTHKRLIDILEPTPETVDALMKLNLSAGVNVEIKL; this comes from the coding sequence ATTGTGAATCAGAAAATTCGAATTCGTTTAAAGGCGTATGACTACCGTGTTCTCGACCAATCGGTGGGTGAAATTGTCGATACGGTAAAGCGAACCGGCGCCAAAGTGGCCGGTCCGATTCCTCTGCCGACGAAAATCAACAAATACACAGTGCTCAGATCGCCGCACGTCGACAAAAAGTCCCGGGAGCAATTCGAGATCCGGACCCATAAACGTCTCATCGACATTTTGGAGCCGACGCCCGAAACGGTCGATGCCTTGATGAAGCTCAACCTTTCGGCCGGCGTCAACGTGGAGATTAAACTCTAA
- the fusA gene encoding elongation factor G produces the protein MPREYPLDKIRNIGIMAHIDAGKTTTTERILFYTGVTHRIGEVDEGTTTMDWMDQERERGITITSAATTCYWKGHRINIIDTPGHVDFTIEVERSLRVLDGAVAVFDSVQGVEPQSETVWRQADRYGVPRIAFMNKMDRTGADFFTSVQSIVDRLGARPVPIQIPIGKEGAFRGPIDLINMKGVFFDDETLGAKYVVDEIPEELRATAQEYRDKMIEALADIDDTLMEKFLNGATITPEEIKAALRKGTLTMKIVPVLCGASFKNKGVQLLIDAVVDYLPSPLDVPPMKGIDPKTGAELIRKVRDDEPFSALAFKIMTDSFVGQLTFFRVYSGVLTSGSYIYNSTKENKERIGRILKMHANKREDIKEVYAGDIAAAVGLRNTTTGDTLCDENHPVLLEVMKFPEPVIAMAIEPKTKADQEKLGLSLQKLIQEDPSLRVSTDEETLQTIISGMGELHLEIIVDRLKREFKVETNVGKPQVAYRETIQTRAEAEGKYIRQSGGRGQYGHVWLTVEPQEPGKGFEFVNKIVGGSVPKEYIPAVEKGIREAMTSGVVAGYPMVDFKAILTDGSYHEVDSSEMAFKIAASMGFKEATKRANPALLEPIMDLEVIVPEEYMGDVIGNLSSKRGKILGMKMRGGAQVISAQVPLAEMFGYATDLRSMTQGRGVFTMQFAHYDVVPKNISDEIIAKNQGTAA, from the coding sequence ATGCCACGCGAATATCCTTTAGACAAAATTAGAAACATCGGGATCATGGCACACATCGACGCTGGAAAAACGACCACGACCGAGCGGATCCTTTTTTATACCGGGGTCACGCATCGGATCGGCGAGGTCGACGAGGGAACAACGACGATGGATTGGATGGATCAGGAGCGGGAGCGGGGCATCACCATCACCTCCGCGGCAACGACCTGCTACTGGAAAGGCCATCGGATCAACATCATCGACACCCCCGGCCATGTCGACTTTACCATTGAGGTGGAGCGGTCGCTTCGGGTCCTCGACGGGGCCGTGGCGGTATTCGACTCCGTGCAAGGGGTCGAGCCGCAGTCGGAAACGGTTTGGCGGCAGGCCGATCGATACGGTGTTCCCCGAATCGCCTTCATGAATAAAATGGACCGGACGGGTGCCGACTTCTTCACGAGCGTTCAATCGATCGTCGATCGGCTCGGTGCGCGACCCGTTCCGATTCAGATCCCGATCGGGAAAGAAGGGGCTTTCCGGGGGCCGATCGATCTGATCAACATGAAGGGGGTCTTCTTCGATGATGAGACGCTCGGCGCGAAATATGTCGTCGATGAAATTCCGGAAGAGCTCCGCGCGACGGCGCAGGAGTATCGCGATAAGATGATCGAGGCGCTCGCCGACATCGACGATACGCTGATGGAAAAGTTTTTAAACGGCGCGACGATCACGCCGGAAGAGATCAAGGCGGCGCTCCGCAAGGGGACGCTGACAATGAAGATCGTCCCGGTCCTCTGCGGCGCTTCTTTTAAGAACAAAGGGGTTCAGCTTCTTATCGATGCGGTGGTCGATTATCTTCCTTCTCCGCTGGATGTTCCGCCGATGAAGGGGATTGATCCGAAAACCGGCGCGGAGCTGATTCGAAAAGTCCGTGACGACGAGCCGTTCTCCGCGTTGGCTTTTAAAATTATGACCGATTCGTTCGTTGGCCAGCTGACCTTTTTCCGCGTCTACTCCGGCGTCTTGACCTCCGGCTCGTACATCTATAATTCGACCAAGGAGAATAAAGAGCGGATCGGCCGGATTCTGAAGATGCATGCGAATAAGCGGGAAGATATCAAGGAAGTTTATGCCGGGGATATCGCCGCGGCGGTTGGATTGAGAAATACCACGACGGGAGATACCCTCTGCGATGAAAACCATCCGGTCCTTCTGGAAGTGATGAAGTTCCCGGAGCCGGTGATCGCGATGGCGATTGAGCCGAAGACGAAAGCCGACCAGGAAAAGTTGGGGCTGTCGTTGCAGAAGCTGATTCAGGAAGACCCCTCGCTGCGCGTCTCCACCGATGAAGAGACGTTGCAGACGATCATCTCGGGAATGGGGGAGCTGCACCTGGAGATCATCGTCGATCGGTTGAAAAGAGAATTTAAGGTCGAGACAAACGTCGGAAAGCCGCAGGTCGCCTATCGGGAAACGATCCAGACCCGGGCCGAGGCGGAAGGAAAATATATCCGGCAGTCGGGCGGCCGGGGACAGTATGGACATGTTTGGTTGACGGTCGAGCCTCAGGAACCGGGAAAAGGATTCGAGTTCGTCAATAAGATCGTCGGGGGTTCGGTTCCGAAAGAGTACATCCCTGCGGTAGAGAAGGGGATTCGCGAAGCGATGACCTCCGGCGTGGTGGCCGGTTATCCGATGGTCGATTTCAAAGCGATCCTTACCGATGGATCGTACCACGAGGTCGACTCCTCGGAGATGGCGTTTAAGATTGCCGCGTCGATGGGCTTCAAAGAAGCGACGAAGCGGGCCAATCCGGCGCTGTTGGAGCCGATCATGGATTTAGAGGTGATCGTTCCTGAAGAGTACATGGGCGATGTCATCGGGAACCTCAGCTCCAAGCGGGGAAAAATTCTTGGAATGAAAATGCGGGGAGGCGCGCAGGTCATTTCCGCGCAGGTCCCGCTCGCGGAGATGTTCGGTTATGCGACCGATCTTCGGTCGATGACGCAGGGGCGCGGCGTCTTCACAATGCAATTTGCCCACTATGATGTGGTTCCGAAAAATATCTCCGATGAGATTATTGCAAAGAATCAAGGGACCGCTGCTTAA
- a CDS encoding 50S ribosomal protein L23: protein MNRHDLIVRPVLTEKSTLLREGYNKYCFMVRPKANKTEVKRAVEETLNVKVESVHIVNVLGKEKRLGRFVGKRPDWKKAIVTLKEGEKLTLFEG from the coding sequence ATGAATCGGCATGATTTAATCGTCCGTCCGGTTTTGACGGAGAAGAGCACGCTGTTGCGTGAAGGATATAACAAATATTGTTTTATGGTTCGTCCGAAGGCAAACAAGACCGAGGTCAAGCGGGCCGTCGAGGAGACCTTGAACGTGAAGGTCGAAAGCGTTCACATCGTGAACGTCCTCGGTAAGGAAAAGCGACTCGGCCGGTTTGTCGGGAAGCGTCCCGATTGGAAGAAGGCGATCGTTACCCTGAAAGAGGGTGAGAAGCTGACGCTGTTCGAAGGATAA